A region of uncultured Anaeromusa sp. DNA encodes the following proteins:
- a CDS encoding regulatory protein RecX codes for MNTSREVIKAALQMLQRRFYSKQELAEKLRRKGAAEEALQEALTQLEQWNYLNDQRLCKRQLLLKVQEGRYGRLRIEQILRQKGFAGGDVAEAWAAQEAELPAEEERALRLLQRRFHSDSEEEQRLMRFLWQRGFSAAVARRTVALYLAGNGASS; via the coding sequence ATGAATACATCCCGTGAAGTAATAAAAGCGGCGCTGCAGATGTTGCAGCGCCGCTTTTACAGCAAACAGGAACTGGCGGAAAAATTGCGGCGCAAGGGAGCGGCGGAAGAAGCGTTACAAGAAGCGTTAACGCAATTGGAACAGTGGAACTACCTAAACGATCAGCGTCTTTGTAAACGTCAACTGCTTCTAAAGGTACAGGAAGGTCGTTATGGGCGCTTGCGCATTGAGCAAATCCTCCGGCAGAAAGGATTTGCCGGAGGGGATGTAGCCGAAGCTTGGGCGGCGCAAGAGGCGGAATTGCCTGCTGAAGAAGAACGGGCTTTGCGGCTCTTGCAAAGACGATTTCACTCAGACAGTGAAGAAGAACAACGTTTAATGCGCTTTTTATGGCAAAGAGGATTTTCGGCGGCTGTGGCGAGAAGAACTGTGGCTTTGTACTTGGCGGGAAACGGGGCGTCTTCTTGA